In the genome of Diaphorobacter sp. HDW4A, the window CGGCATTCAGATGCTGACCGTGCACGGACGCACGCGCGAGCAGGGCTACAAGGGTTTTGCGGAGTACAACACGATCGCCGCCGTGAAGAACGCGGTGCGCGTGCCGGTCGTCGCCAATGGTGACGTGGACAGCCCGGAGAAGGCGCGCGAGGTGCTCGCCGCCACGGGTGCCGACGCCATCATGGTGGGTCGCGCGGCCCAGGGCCGTCCGTGGATCTTCCGCGAGATCGGCCACTTTCTCGCGACCGGCGAACATCTTGCGCCGCCGCTGGTGGCCGAGGTGCGGCGTCTGCTGCTCGACCATCTGCAGGACCACTACCAGCTCTACGGCGAGCTCACTGGCGTGCGCAGCGCGCGCAAGCACATCGCATGGTATGTGCGCACGCTGCCCGGCGGCGAAGACTTGAGAAAACACATCAACACTTTGGATGACTGCACGGCGCAATGGCGTGCGGTGGCCGACTATTTCGATGCCCTGGGCACGGAAATGGACCGACTGCCGCGCGTCGAAATTGCGCAATCAAATGAAGCAGCATTGGATTTGAGGGAATCGACCCATGAGCAAGAACAACATTGAAGAGAGCGTGCGCGAAAGCCTGCAGAGCTATTTCCGCGACCTCGACGGCGAGTCTCCCGACGGCGTGTACGAGATGGTCATCCGTCTCGTCGAAAAGCCATTGTTGGAAGTCGTGATGACGCAGGCCAACGAGAACCAGTCGCGCGCGGCCGAATGGCTGGGCCTGAACCGCAACACGCTGCGCAAGAAGCTGGTGGAGCACAAGCTGCTCTGAACTGAACCCAAGGACCCCGGCCCATGCCGGGGTCGGTCGTTGCAGTGAACGCATGGGGATGCGCGCCGCACGGCAACCGATTTATTGAACTCTCTTTCTGAAGACCAAATGAAAGCACTGATCTCCGTCTCCGACAAAACCGGCATCGTCGAATTTGCGCAAGCCCTGCACCAACTCGGCGTGAAGCTGCTGTCCACCGGCGGCACCGCCAAGCTGCTGGCCGAAAAGGGCCTGCCCGTGACCGAAGTGGCGGAAGTCACCGAGTTCCCCGAGATGCTGGACGGCCGCGTGAAGACGCTGCACCCCAAGGTCCACGGTGGCCTGCTCGCGCGCCGCGACTTCCCCGAGCACATGGCGGCTCTGAAGGAACACAACATCGACACCATCGACCTGCTGGTGGTGAACCTCTATCCGTTCGAGGCGACCGTCGCCAAGCCCGGCTGCACGCTGGCCGACGCCATCGAGAACATCGACATCGGTGGCCCGGCCATGGTGCGCTCGGCCGCCAAGAACTGGAAGGATGTGGGCGTGATCACCGCTGCCGACCAGTACGAGGCCGTGATCGGTGAACTCAAGGCATCCGGCAAACTCTCCGACAAGCTGCGCTTCGCGCTGTCGGTGGCCGCGTTCAACCGCATCTCGCAGTACGACGGCGCGATCAGCGACTACCTGTCGTCGGTGAAGTTCGAGGACGAAAAACTGTCCGAGGAATACGTCCCCGAGCGCGCCGCGTTCCCCGGTCAGAGCAATTCCCAGTTCATCAAGATCCAGGACCTGCGCTACGGCGAGAACAGCCACCAGCAAGCCGCCTGGTATCGCGATCTGTACCCGGCTCCTGGGTCGCTCGCCACTGGCGTGCAACTGCAGGGCAAGGAACT includes:
- the dusB gene encoding tRNA dihydrouridine synthase DusB; protein product: MPALHIGPIPLANNLFVAPMAGVTDRPFRQLCKALGAGYAVSEMVTSRKDLWNSLKTSRRANHEGEPGPISVQIAGTDAEMMAEAAVYNIDRGAQIIDINMGCPAKKVCNKWAGSALMQNEKLAVEIAQAVVEAAAVHNVPVTLKMRTGWCNEHKNAVTLARAFENVGIQMLTVHGRTREQGYKGFAEYNTIAAVKNAVRVPVVANGDVDSPEKAREVLAATGADAIMVGRAAQGRPWIFREIGHFLATGEHLAPPLVAEVRRLLLDHLQDHYQLYGELTGVRSARKHIAWYVRTLPGGEDLRKHINTLDDCTAQWRAVADYFDALGTEMDRLPRVEIAQSNEAALDLRESTHEQEQH
- a CDS encoding Fis family transcriptional regulator, which encodes MSKNNIEESVRESLQSYFRDLDGESPDGVYEMVIRLVEKPLLEVVMTQANENQSRAAEWLGLNRNTLRKKLVEHKLL